Proteins encoded together in one Candidatus Hydrogenedentota bacterium window:
- a CDS encoding acyl-CoA thioesterase codes for MPRTHERTFRVRHYECDAYDTVYYTNYLRYIQETAMDASAAAGFGAEWYASRGFVWLVRETEIEFIEPLRYGDSVRVKTWVRNMRQALSKRAYELYCVADDRLVARAQTDWAFIESATGKPARITPEFRDAFFPEGAPPEEPRERFPAPPSPPPGAYVQRRRVEWRDIDPAQHVNNSVYLAYSEDCAVEAATACGWPPTRMRERGFAVEISRCRIEYRIPAVLGDELAVTTWLSERGDGNILRHFSIDRSDTTLSRAVAELRCIDPTTRTACSFPDEFRNALAQTFARVSA; via the coding sequence ATGCCTCGCACCCACGAACGCACATTTCGCGTCCGTCATTACGAGTGCGACGCGTATGATACCGTGTATTACACGAATTACCTCCGCTACATTCAGGAAACCGCGATGGACGCTTCCGCCGCGGCGGGCTTCGGCGCGGAGTGGTACGCGTCGCGCGGCTTTGTGTGGCTTGTGCGCGAAACGGAAATCGAATTTATCGAGCCGCTGCGTTACGGCGATTCTGTCCGCGTGAAGACCTGGGTGAGAAACATGCGCCAGGCGCTGTCGAAACGCGCATACGAACTCTACTGTGTTGCAGATGATCGTCTCGTTGCGCGCGCGCAAACGGATTGGGCCTTCATCGAGTCGGCTACCGGCAAGCCCGCGCGCATTACGCCCGAGTTTCGCGACGCGTTCTTCCCCGAGGGTGCGCCGCCGGAGGAACCGCGCGAACGCTTTCCCGCCCCGCCGTCTCCGCCGCCCGGCGCGTACGTGCAGCGGCGGCGCGTCGAGTGGCGCGACATCGATCCCGCGCAACACGTGAACAATTCGGTCTACCTCGCGTACAGCGAGGATTGTGCCGTCGAAGCGGCCACGGCGTGCGGTTGGCCGCCTACGCGCATGCGCGAGCGCGGCTTCGCCGTCGAAATTTCGCGGTGCCGCATCGAATACCGCATCCCTGCCGTGCTCGGCGATGAACTCGCCGTCACAACCTGGCTATCGGAACGCGGTGACGGAAACATCTTGCGGCACTTTTCAATTGATCGATCGGACACTACGCTTTCGCGCGCTGTCGCGGAGCTTCGATGCATCGATCCGACAACGCGCACCGCATGTTCCTTCCCGGACGAATTTCGAAACGCGCTCGCCCAAACCTTCGCGCGGGTGTCCGCATAA
- a CDS encoding DUF1343 domain-containing protein: MANGAPSIQDQVRAALESAVREAKAPGAVAYVGDIEHTHAHVATGARQLVPDLLPAETDTVYDLASLTKVVATTTAIMLLTENGTVDLGAPVSKYLPIPAFGLITVKHCITHTAGLNPGRPFYKECNTIDAMLERYAAIPLKWPPGTRWLYSDVGFMILGRIVERASGEKLDAFCQKRIFDPLELRDTRFNPPAKWATRCAATEQCPWRGRMMIGQVHDENAYAVGGVAGHAGLFGTASDLAAYIRALLTDRILKRETVDRMLNLNVTPAWPWQGVGWQLDAWPTKNFGFLPARDSAGHAGWTGTSAWLDRKAGRFAILLSNTCHPSRATRDNETLRRSFHTPIGKMYYPNSTNVHTGLDRLVREDFRDLRGKRVALLTHHAAIDQFGRHILDVFARAPDVTIVRLFSPEHGIGGQAEAGASVGAQQAPIPVVSLYGKRTAPTRDELHGIDTLVIDLQDVGARYYTYAATMKACLKACADAGVPVLVLDRPNPAGGVTLEGPIAANPNSLVCWGAVPARHGMTMGEIAEWFRANDLKDSKLNLSVNLLDSWQPERLFDECSLAWVPPSPNIPTPQTALLYTGTCLFEGTNVSEGRGTDAPFATIGAPWIDAARVIAALPAEATAGLRIEPIVYTPRSIPGKASSPKFKDEECEGVRIGVADAAAARPFAATVAMFCAMKRVHANKFAWEKSFDVLAGSSALRERIDRGDDPMRIIADYAAPLAAFDAVRPKLYVQIT; this comes from the coding sequence ATGGCGAACGGCGCCCCATCGATTCAGGACCAAGTCAGGGCCGCGCTCGAATCCGCCGTGCGCGAGGCGAAGGCGCCCGGCGCGGTCGCATACGTCGGCGATATCGAACACACGCATGCGCACGTCGCCACCGGCGCGCGTCAGCTTGTTCCTGATTTGCTTCCGGCGGAGACAGATACCGTGTACGATCTCGCGTCCCTCACGAAGGTCGTAGCTACGACCACCGCGATCATGCTGCTCACGGAAAACGGTACAGTCGATCTGGGCGCGCCTGTATCGAAGTATCTCCCCATTCCCGCGTTTGGCCTGATCACCGTGAAGCACTGCATTACGCACACGGCGGGGCTCAACCCCGGCCGGCCTTTCTACAAAGAGTGCAATACGATTGACGCGATGCTCGAACGGTACGCGGCGATTCCGCTGAAGTGGCCGCCGGGCACGCGCTGGCTCTATTCCGATGTCGGTTTCATGATCCTCGGCCGCATCGTCGAGCGAGCCTCCGGCGAAAAGCTCGACGCATTCTGTCAGAAGCGAATCTTCGATCCGCTCGAACTTAGGGACACCCGCTTTAACCCACCGGCGAAGTGGGCAACGCGTTGCGCCGCGACCGAACAATGCCCGTGGCGCGGACGCATGATGATCGGGCAGGTGCACGACGAAAATGCGTATGCCGTGGGGGGCGTCGCGGGCCACGCAGGGCTCTTTGGCACCGCCTCCGATCTGGCCGCCTACATTCGCGCGCTGCTCACGGATCGTATTCTCAAGCGCGAAACCGTCGATCGCATGCTCAACCTGAATGTCACGCCCGCGTGGCCGTGGCAGGGTGTCGGCTGGCAACTCGACGCATGGCCGACAAAGAACTTCGGCTTTTTGCCCGCGCGCGATTCTGCCGGCCACGCGGGTTGGACCGGCACGAGCGCGTGGCTCGATCGAAAAGCCGGCCGATTCGCGATCCTTCTGAGCAACACCTGTCACCCGTCGCGCGCGACGCGGGATAACGAGACGCTGCGGCGATCGTTCCACACGCCGATCGGCAAGATGTATTACCCGAACTCCACAAACGTGCACACCGGTCTAGACCGTCTCGTGCGAGAGGACTTCCGCGATCTGCGCGGCAAGCGCGTCGCACTGCTTACTCATCACGCGGCCATCGATCAATTCGGCCGGCACATTCTCGACGTGTTCGCTCGAGCGCCCGACGTGACAATCGTGCGACTGTTTAGCCCCGAGCACGGCATCGGCGGGCAGGCCGAGGCGGGTGCGTCAGTCGGCGCGCAGCAGGCGCCGATACCCGTCGTCAGCCTCTACGGCAAGCGCACCGCGCCCACGCGGGATGAACTGCACGGTATCGACACGCTCGTCATCGATTTGCAGGACGTTGGCGCGCGTTACTACACCTACGCCGCAACGATGAAAGCGTGCTTGAAAGCCTGTGCGGACGCGGGCGTTCCGGTGCTGGTGTTGGATCGCCCGAATCCCGCCGGCGGCGTCACGCTCGAAGGCCCGATCGCAGCGAACCCCAACAGCCTCGTCTGTTGGGGTGCAGTGCCCGCGCGCCACGGTATGACGATGGGAGAAATCGCGGAATGGTTTCGCGCAAACGATCTCAAGGACAGCAAACTGAACCTGAGCGTGAACCTCCTCGACAGTTGGCAACCGGAGCGATTGTTCGACGAATGCAGCCTCGCGTGGGTGCCGCCGTCGCCGAACATCCCTACACCGCAGACCGCGCTGCTCTACACGGGAACCTGCCTGTTCGAGGGAACGAACGTCAGCGAAGGCCGTGGTACCGACGCGCCCTTCGCGACGATTGGCGCGCCGTGGATCGATGCGGCCCGCGTCATCGCCGCGCTGCCCGCCGAGGCGACCGCCGGGTTGCGCATCGAACCGATCGTGTACACGCCGCGCAGCATCCCCGGCAAAGCGTCGAGCCCCAAATTCAAAGACGAGGAATGCGAGGGCGTTCGCATTGGCGTCGCCGATGCCGCCGCGGCGCGGCCGTTCGCGGCAACCGTTGCGATGTTCTGCGCGATGAAACGCGTTCACGCAAACAAGTTCGCGTGGGAGAAATCGTTTGACGTTCTGGCCGGATCGTCCGCGTTGCGCGAACGAATCGATCGCGGCGACGATCCCATGCGAATCATCGCCGACTACGCCGCGCCGCTCGCGGCCTTCGACGCAGTTCGCCCCAAGCTGTACGTGCAAATCACGTAG
- a CDS encoding aspartyl protease family protein, translating to MWWKQCWCALLAAAGALVGCDQPLKALLPDAWAAWERGDFDDAREIAKGHLAEPNKADAARHMLLLCDFVLGRYAEALTWHNEISRSYPLLRALEPLVLDAHVHRRDIEAALRLARTSTSLPKHLERQLTWQFERPFAAELDGIAEIPFVENKLTEYFPGFPATINGVELTAHVDTGGTYIIMGPERAKALGIETIDAGTDRAHLGNQVVRLEVGVADTFNLGGVRMHDVPVDVLSSLTGESDFVIFGTNLLEPFLSTLDYPRKRLILSPRNNPGANEAHAALLETEGARIPFYLWSDHFMFARGGFGTTNGCNFFIDSGLVYVQNDSGGKPVQAAFTTSRAGFSRLGMGRHEVAQTIFPLARPIRLGALEQDGLYGVVGSGQYEMGGVRIDGLLSHAFLKRYAWTIDFDERAYIFRY from the coding sequence GTGTGGTGGAAGCAATGCTGGTGCGCGCTGCTTGCCGCCGCGGGGGCGCTGGTTGGCTGTGACCAGCCGCTGAAGGCGCTGTTGCCGGACGCGTGGGCTGCGTGGGAACGCGGGGATTTCGACGACGCGCGGGAAATCGCGAAGGGCCATTTGGCGGAACCGAATAAGGCCGACGCGGCCCGGCATATGTTGCTGTTGTGCGATTTTGTCCTGGGACGTTACGCGGAGGCGCTGACGTGGCATAACGAGATTTCCAGGTCGTATCCGCTCTTACGCGCGCTGGAGCCGCTGGTGCTCGACGCGCACGTTCACCGGCGGGATATCGAAGCGGCGCTTCGGCTTGCGAGAACGAGCACGTCGTTGCCCAAGCATTTGGAGCGGCAGTTGACGTGGCAGTTCGAGCGCCCCTTCGCCGCTGAACTCGACGGGATCGCGGAGATTCCATTTGTCGAAAACAAATTGACGGAGTATTTTCCCGGCTTCCCGGCGACCATCAATGGGGTCGAGCTTACGGCCCATGTTGACACGGGCGGAACGTACATCATCATGGGACCGGAGCGCGCCAAGGCGCTTGGGATAGAGACGATCGATGCCGGCACGGATCGGGCGCATTTGGGAAATCAGGTTGTCCGGCTTGAGGTGGGTGTCGCGGACACGTTCAATCTGGGCGGTGTTCGCATGCACGATGTTCCGGTGGACGTGCTGTCGTCCCTGACGGGCGAATCGGATTTCGTCATCTTTGGCACAAACCTGCTCGAACCGTTCTTGTCGACACTCGATTATCCGCGCAAGCGGCTCATCCTGTCGCCACGGAACAATCCCGGCGCGAACGAAGCGCACGCGGCCTTGTTGGAAACGGAGGGCGCGCGCATACCGTTCTATTTGTGGTCGGACCACTTCATGTTTGCGCGCGGCGGATTCGGGACAACGAACGGGTGCAATTTCTTCATCGATTCGGGACTTGTCTATGTGCAAAACGACTCAGGGGGCAAGCCCGTGCAGGCCGCGTTTACCACTTCACGCGCGGGCTTTTCGCGATTGGGAATGGGTCGGCACGAGGTGGCGCAGACTATTTTCCCGCTGGCGCGTCCAATTCGGTTGGGTGCGTTGGAACAAGACGGCCTGTACGGCGTAGTTGGATCGGGCCAGTATGAAATGGGCGGCGTTCGAATTGATGGACTGCTGAGCCACGCGTTTCTAAAGCGGTACGCGTGGACGATCGATTTCGACGAACGCGCGTATATCTTCCGTTATTGA
- a CDS encoding helix-turn-helix transcriptional regulator, producing the protein MKAKSSIAESLTLSRLDQIKVLSDSRRYRIFEALARGPVSAKGLALRWDLKPASLHYHFRVLESAGLIRKVSERKARGTVEKLFEAVAARVHLAPGRDPAMQDASLTVKARAMEAGLDDVLRAETARSAGAAVELEVRRYIVRLSGARGKTIRVKLAELLEEFDGAQEPDGDEYRFTMALCRETQTEV; encoded by the coding sequence ATGAAAGCGAAATCTTCGATTGCAGAGTCGTTGACCCTTTCGCGGCTGGATCAGATCAAGGTCCTGTCCGACTCGCGGCGGTACCGGATTTTCGAGGCGTTGGCGCGGGGCCCGGTAAGCGCAAAAGGTCTGGCATTGCGGTGGGACTTAAAACCCGCGAGCCTGCATTACCACTTTCGTGTGCTCGAGTCTGCGGGACTCATTCGCAAGGTTTCCGAGCGTAAAGCCCGGGGTACGGTGGAAAAGTTGTTCGAAGCGGTCGCCGCTCGGGTGCACCTGGCTCCCGGAAGGGACCCGGCGATGCAGGACGCGTCGCTGACGGTCAAGGCGCGGGCTATGGAGGCGGGCCTGGACGACGTGTTGCGCGCGGAGACGGCGAGGTCCGCCGGCGCAGCGGTCGAGCTTGAAGTGCGCCGGTACATTGTGCGCCTGTCCGGCGCGAGGGGGAAGACAATCAGGGTGAAGCTGGCCGAGCTTCTGGAGGAATTTGACGGTGCGCAAGAACCCGATGGAGACGAATATCGATTCACGATGGCGCTGTGCCGCGAAACACAAACGGAGGTTTAG
- a CDS encoding ImmA/IrrE family metallo-endopeptidase, whose protein sequence is MEQITSINPKRIAWCCTDYGITPSQLASEIGFSAATMERVMSGNAGLTFNQLNDVAEYFGRGILFFLEDRPVDEAKVHTAEFRTLANQKPELSAHLRKLIERVERQREVYLSLLDELDEAERHEFSPPSVSRKDIPKSAAIAREWLDLREKNNFDSYRSAVEAKGILVFRSNGYAGQWQIPKDDPILGFALYGRVCPTIVIKKQASEARQTFTLMHELGHILLHKRSLIDDEYDFLSHDTHEQEANAFAGHLLVPDAFLRAIRDAERPTDVADYDKWLESRRKAWGVSGEVILRRLLDAGRLPGSKYTAYRKWRETLPQRREAVGSRAYRYREPRHVFGDTFVRTVLDALNANRITLARASAHLDGLKIRDLHRLENLYAGL, encoded by the coding sequence ATGGAACAAATCACTTCGATAAACCCAAAGCGCATCGCTTGGTGCTGCACGGATTACGGCATTACACCTTCTCAGCTTGCGTCCGAGATCGGATTTTCTGCCGCCACAATGGAACGGGTCATGAGCGGCAATGCGGGACTTACGTTCAATCAGTTGAACGACGTCGCCGAGTATTTCGGCCGGGGCATCCTGTTCTTTTTGGAGGACCGGCCCGTTGACGAGGCGAAGGTCCACACCGCGGAATTCCGGACACTCGCCAATCAGAAGCCGGAACTATCTGCACACCTTCGCAAGTTAATCGAGCGCGTAGAGAGACAACGGGAGGTATATCTCAGTCTTCTGGACGAACTCGATGAAGCAGAGCGTCACGAGTTCAGCCCTCCGTCCGTTTCTCGAAAGGACATTCCTAAAAGCGCCGCGATAGCGCGGGAATGGCTCGATCTTCGAGAGAAGAACAACTTTGACTCGTACCGGTCCGCTGTTGAAGCCAAGGGCATCTTGGTATTTCGCAGCAATGGATATGCAGGCCAGTGGCAGATTCCCAAGGACGACCCCATACTGGGCTTCGCGTTGTACGGTCGTGTTTGCCCCACGATCGTTATAAAGAAACAAGCATCTGAAGCCCGTCAGACGTTCACACTTATGCACGAACTTGGGCATATATTGCTACACAAGCGAAGTCTGATTGACGACGAATACGACTTTCTCTCGCACGATACGCACGAACAGGAAGCAAACGCGTTTGCGGGCCATCTACTCGTGCCGGACGCGTTCCTGCGCGCGATCAGAGATGCGGAACGTCCAACGGATGTTGCAGATTATGATAAGTGGCTCGAAAGTAGACGCAAAGCATGGGGCGTAAGCGGCGAGGTTATTCTTCGGCGCTTGCTCGACGCCGGCAGATTACCCGGCTCCAAGTACACCGCGTACCGCAAGTGGCGCGAGACCCTTCCGCAACGCCGTGAGGCCGTCGGGTCCCGCGCATACAGGTATCGTGAGCCCCGGCACGTGTTTGGCGATACCTTTGTGCGGACGGTACTGGATGCGCTCAATGCCAATCGCATTACTCTTGCCAGAGCCAGCGCGCACCTCGACGGATTGAAGATAAGGGACCTGCATAGGCTGGAAAACCTCTATGCAGGTCTTTGA
- a CDS encoding acyl-CoA dehydrogenase family protein: MSSSLDPTDLFALDADFTEAQRAVAARVRGFVDAEVLPCIAEFHDREESPRHLLPGLAKLGLLELLLEAKPDPTAYGLAMRELERGSSTVRSIYSVQGGLVLHAVNSFGSDEHRTRWLQPLVKLESLACFCLTEPNFGSNPAGMETRAEPTADGYRVNGHKRWATNGVVADLALVWAKLDDRVCGFLIETDRPGMDMRPIKGKVSFRTSESSELLLHDVEIPKTALLPGARSLGAAMACLNNARYSIAWGVVGAAQACIEETIAYLAQRIQFDGKSIASHQLVQYKLAWMAAELTSMQLVAKRLGELKAQGKEQPAQISLAKMNNCRKAIEIARTCRELLGAHGVLTASHVMRRMVDLETVITYEGTEHIHALIVGSELTGIKAFS, translated from the coding sequence ATGTCCTCCTCTCTGGATCCAACAGACCTCTTCGCGCTGGACGCGGACTTCACCGAGGCCCAACGCGCCGTCGCAGCGCGCGTTCGTGGGTTCGTCGATGCGGAAGTCCTGCCGTGCATTGCCGAGTTCCACGATCGCGAGGAATCGCCCCGTCACCTCCTGCCCGGCCTGGCAAAGCTCGGTCTGCTCGAGCTGCTGCTGGAAGCGAAGCCCGACCCAACGGCCTATGGCCTCGCGATGCGCGAACTTGAACGCGGCAGTTCGACCGTGCGTAGCATTTACAGCGTGCAGGGCGGCCTCGTTCTGCACGCGGTCAACTCGTTCGGCTCGGATGAACACCGCACGCGCTGGCTGCAACCGCTCGTGAAACTCGAATCGCTCGCGTGCTTCTGCCTTACCGAGCCCAACTTCGGCAGCAATCCCGCCGGAATGGAAACGCGCGCAGAACCTACTGCGGACGGCTATCGTGTCAACGGTCACAAACGGTGGGCGACCAACGGCGTCGTCGCCGACCTCGCGCTCGTATGGGCGAAACTCGACGATCGCGTCTGCGGTTTCCTTATTGAGACCGACCGCCCCGGCATGGACATGCGCCCTATCAAGGGCAAGGTCAGCTTTCGCACGAGCGAAAGCTCAGAGTTGCTCCTGCACGATGTGGAGATTCCCAAAACGGCGCTCTTGCCGGGCGCGCGCTCGCTCGGCGCAGCGATGGCCTGTCTCAACAACGCGCGCTACAGCATCGCGTGGGGTGTTGTCGGCGCCGCGCAGGCGTGCATCGAGGAAACGATCGCCTACCTCGCACAGCGCATCCAATTCGATGGCAAATCCATTGCCAGCCATCAACTCGTTCAATACAAGCTCGCGTGGATGGCCGCGGAACTTACATCGATGCAACTCGTCGCGAAACGCCTCGGCGAGTTGAAAGCGCAAGGCAAGGAACAGCCCGCGCAGATCTCGCTGGCGAAAATGAACAACTGCCGCAAGGCAATCGAAATCGCGCGCACCTGCCGCGAACTCCTCGGCGCGCACGGCGTCCTGACCGCGTCGCACGTGATGCGGCGTATGGTCGACCTCGAAACGGTCATTACGTACGAGGGTACTGAACACATCCACGCGCTCATCGTCGGCAGCGAACTGACCGGTATCAAGGCGTTTTCGTAA